The following coding sequences are from one Rattus norvegicus strain BN/NHsdMcwi chromosome 11, GRCr8, whole genome shotgun sequence window:
- the Or5h25b gene encoding olfactory receptor Olr1545 → MEKTTLLIQFVLTGLVHLPQWKIPLFLLFLVIYLITVVGNLGLITLIWNDPHLHIPMYLFLASLAFVDTWLSSTVTPKMLQDIFAKSKLISFSECVTQFFSFVMSATTECFLLAAMAYDRYVAICKPLLYPVIMTNRLCVRLLTLSLVGGFIHALIHGGFLFRLIFCNSNIIYHFYCDVMPLLKISCNDPSLNYLMIFIFSGSIQVFTITTILVSYTLVLFSVLKQKSIKSIKKAVSTCGAHLLFVSLYYGPLLFMYVRPAPPQVGDQDMMDSVFYTIIIPVLNPIIYSLRNKQVKKSLAKFLKRHT, encoded by the coding sequence ATGGAGAAGACAACACTGCTCATTCAGTTTGTCCTCACGGGACTTGTTCATCTACCCCAGTGGAAAATCCCACTGTTCCTGCTGTTCTTGGTCATCTATCTCATCACCGTTGTGGGCAACCTTGGTCTGATCACTCTCATCTGGAATGACCCTCACCTTCACATCCCCATGTACTTATTTCTCGCGAGTTTAGCATTTGTGGATACCTGGTTATCCTCCACAGTGACACCAAAGATGCTACAAGACATTTTCGCCAAGAGTAAACTGATCTCTTTCTCTGAATGTGTAACACAGTTTTTTTCATTTGTGATGAGTGCAACCACAGAATGTTTTctcttggcagccatggcctatgATCGTTATGTAGCCATATGCAAACCTTTACTCTACCCAGTCATCATGACAAATAGGCTCTGTGTACGTCTTTTAACATTGTCCTTGGTAGGTGGGTTTATCCATGCTTTAATTCATGGAGGCTTTTTATTCAGATTAATTTTCTGTAATTCTAACATAATATACCATTTTTATTGCGATGTTATGCCACTGTTAAAGATCTCCTGTAATGACCCTTCTCTCAATTACctgatgatttttattttctctggctCGATCCAGGTATTCACCATTACAACCATTCTTGTCTCTTATACACTTGTTCTGTTTTCAGTCCTAAAGCAGAAATCTATCAAAAGCATAAAGAAAGCTGTTTCCACCTGTGGAGCCCATCTCCTCTTTGTGTCTTTGTACTATGGCCCACTTCTATTCATGTATGTGCGTCCTGCACCTCCACAGGTAGGAGATCAGGATATGATGGACTCTGTATTTTACACAATCATAATTCCTGTACTCAATCCAATTATCTACAGTTTGAGGAATAAGCAAGTTAAGAAATCCCTAGCAAAATTTTTGAAGAGACATACTTAG